A part of Arachis hypogaea cultivar Tifrunner chromosome 12, arahy.Tifrunner.gnm2.J5K5, whole genome shotgun sequence genomic DNA contains:
- the LOC112728450 gene encoding uncharacterized protein isoform X1 — MAPIVAVPIPSELSGFSRIARWWTHTPSVAFVADNSWKALTEPHGLGVQQLGVLVEGFRRRCCPIRLRQGHFDLASTRCSRRLSFGERPGDRIAEPPNKSFLRVPRSSSRCSASCARKRLKASPDCAPTQGEDDPVASAASCGSSYGAPTHECTPIAMSVVTSVSGMKTDIRRLSDAVSRHAAVVSEIRDAIKLLTGQRAHVLAGEPTKGRCGECECCRRTPAIKVPKRNHAPKKTSKTCRQGNIITGPEPKKGPVIDTNFTVDHIPFTTKRSKKQMRKPCKGRKEPRFGCTLTVVSFQYIFIELFSSAGYLQTHSMNVFQVDLTSDDGVGKSRGRTTPKPAVEATSPPGRQKRDVHPLDSTGVVNLSGQHSIHVEAIPKSMNLVFRPTEEMNLSLVDLAVAAYIFNQDLSESEVLVDVGDCFASRGALMTLAPKREVVDDVLNAVVRMLTNGSKRSCWFLPTIIMQAALCGRSLTSANMTSIRNNYMRSKVDQTTRIYQPMWSDQHWYLMIVDIPRMKLVYLDSLRDPREADARKTAIIRVALYLEGVTLGKSWLSGPEAMRPRFSTFEFEEPEVPQQQGDSMDCGVWVAQWMIREHLWQDYGVQHVYNATRMRLAVDLVMKSHNKLAEDAVSKAFRHWKQKLV, encoded by the exons ATGGCTCCAATAGTTGCTGTCCCCATCCCGAGCGAGTTAAGCGGGTTCTCTCGTATAGCTCGGTGGTGGACGCACACCCCTTCGGTTGCCTTCGTCGCCGACAATAGCTGGAAGGCGTTAACCGAACCCCATGGATTGGGTGTGCAACAATTGGGGGTTTTGGTCGAAGGTTTTCGCCGTAGGTGTTGTCCCATTCGTCTGAGACAAGGGCATTTCGACTTAGCATCGACTAG GTGTTCCCGGCGTCTATCGTTTGGGGAGCGGCCAGGCGACCGCATCGCCGAGCCACCGAACAAATCTTTTCTTCGGGTTCCCCGTTCCAGCTCGAGATGCTCAGCCTCGTGTGCCAGGAAAAGGTTAAAAGCGAGCCCTGATTG TGCACCTACGCAGGGGGAGGACGATCCTGTCGCCTCCGCGGCAAGTTGCGGGTCCTCCTACGGAGCTCCGACTCAT GAATGCACCCCAATTGCAATGAGCGTCGTGACAAGTGTGTCGGGAATGAAGACCGATATAAGGAGACTGTCTGACGCCGTTTCCCGCCATGCTGCGGTGGTTTCGGAGATAAGGGATGCAATCAAGTTGCTTACCGGGCAGAGGGCGCATGTGTTGGCTGGTGAGCCTACTAAAGGGCGTTGCGGGGAATGCGAATGCTGCCGAAGGACCCCCGCGATCAAAGTACCGAAAAGGAATCACGCACCAAAGAAAACAAGCAAGACTTGCCGGCAGGGAAACATTATCACAGGCCCGGAGCCGAAAAAAGGTCCCGTCATTGACACTAACTTTACCGTGGATCACATTCCCTTTACCACCAAGAGATCAAAAAAACAAATGAGGAAACCATGCAAAGGTCGGAAGGAACCACGGTTCGGCTGCACCCTGACCGTTGTCTCGTTCCAATACATTTTTATTGAGCTATTTTCATCTGCCGGTTATCTGCAAACCCATTCGATGAATGTGTTCCAGGTGGATCTTACTTCGGATGACGGCGTGGGCAAGAGTCGAGGGCGCACAACTCCAAAACCTGCAGTGGAGGCCACGAGCCCTCCTGGCCGGCAGAAGCGCGATGTCCATCCTTTAGATTCTACTGGAGTCGTCAACTTAAGCGGACAACATAGTATACATGTGGAGGCCATTCCAAAG TCCATGAACTTGGTCTTCCGTCCGACGGAAGAAATGAACTTGTCTTTAGTGGACTTGGCAGTCGCCGCTTACATTTTCAACCAAGATCTTTCAGAGAG TGAGGTTCTGGTCGACGTCGGCGACTGCTTTGCAAGTAGAGGAGCACTGATGACTCTTGCCCCGAAACGTGAGGTTGTTGACGAC GTGCTAAATGCTGTGGTGCGCATGCTGACGAATGGGTCGAAGCGCAGTTGTTGGTTCCTTCCCACGATTATCATG CAAGCTGCACTTTGCGGCCGGTCGCTGACATCGGCGAACATGACGTCGATACGCAACAACTACATGCGTAGCAAGGTTGACCAGACCACCAGG ATTTATCAGCCTATGTGGAGTGACCAACACTGGTACCTGATGATAGTGGACATCCCGCGGATGAAGCTGGTCTACCTGGACTCACTTCGAGACCCACGTGAAGCGGATGCTAGGAAGACGGCAATTATTCGGGTG GCACTTTACCTGGAGGGTGTGACGCTTGGAAAATCCTGGCTATCGGGACCTGAGGCGATGCGTCCCAGGTTCTCAACGTTCGAGTTCGAGGAGCCGGAGGTGCCTCAACAGCAGGGGGACTC CATGGACTGTGGTGTGTGGGTCGCCCAGTGGATGATTCGAGAGCACTTGTGGCAAGATTACGGGGTACAG CATGTCTACAATGCGACTCGGATGCGCTTGGCGGTGGATTTGGTGATGAAGTCCCACAACAAACTGGCAGAAGACGCTGTCTCCAAAGCATTTCGACATTGGAAACAGAAACTTGTGTAG
- the LOC112728450 gene encoding uncharacterized protein isoform X2 has translation MAPIVAVPIPSELSGFSRIARWWTHTPSVAFVADNSWKALTEPHGLGVQQLGVLVEGFRRRCCPIRLRQGHFDLASTRCSRRLSFGERPGDRIAEPPNKSFLRVPRSSSRCSASCARKRLKASPDCAPTQGEDDPVASAASCGSSYGAPTHECTPIAMSVVTSVSGMKTDIRRLSDAVSRHAAVVSEIRDAIKLLTGQRAHVLAGEPTKGRCGECECCRRTPAIKVPKRNHAPKKTSKTCRQGNIITGPEPKKGPVIDTNFTVDHIPFTTKRSKKQMRKPCKGRKEPRFGCTLTVVSFQYIFIELFSSAGYLQTHSMNVFQVDLTSDDGVGKSRGRTTPKPAVEATSPPGRQKRDVHPLDSTGVVNLSGQHSIHVEAIPKSMNLVFRPTEEMNLSLVDLAVAAYIFNQDLSESEVLVDVGDCFASRGALMTLAPKREVVDDVLNAVVRMLTNGSKRSCWFLPTIIMQAALCGRSLTSANMTSIRNNYMRSKVDQTTRIYQPMWSDQHWYLMIVDIPRMKLVYLDSLRDPREADARKTAIIRALYLEGVTLGKSWLSGPEAMRPRFSTFEFEEPEVPQQQGDSMDCGVWVAQWMIREHLWQDYGVQHVYNATRMRLAVDLVMKSHNKLAEDAVSKAFRHWKQKLV, from the exons ATGGCTCCAATAGTTGCTGTCCCCATCCCGAGCGAGTTAAGCGGGTTCTCTCGTATAGCTCGGTGGTGGACGCACACCCCTTCGGTTGCCTTCGTCGCCGACAATAGCTGGAAGGCGTTAACCGAACCCCATGGATTGGGTGTGCAACAATTGGGGGTTTTGGTCGAAGGTTTTCGCCGTAGGTGTTGTCCCATTCGTCTGAGACAAGGGCATTTCGACTTAGCATCGACTAG GTGTTCCCGGCGTCTATCGTTTGGGGAGCGGCCAGGCGACCGCATCGCCGAGCCACCGAACAAATCTTTTCTTCGGGTTCCCCGTTCCAGCTCGAGATGCTCAGCCTCGTGTGCCAGGAAAAGGTTAAAAGCGAGCCCTGATTG TGCACCTACGCAGGGGGAGGACGATCCTGTCGCCTCCGCGGCAAGTTGCGGGTCCTCCTACGGAGCTCCGACTCAT GAATGCACCCCAATTGCAATGAGCGTCGTGACAAGTGTGTCGGGAATGAAGACCGATATAAGGAGACTGTCTGACGCCGTTTCCCGCCATGCTGCGGTGGTTTCGGAGATAAGGGATGCAATCAAGTTGCTTACCGGGCAGAGGGCGCATGTGTTGGCTGGTGAGCCTACTAAAGGGCGTTGCGGGGAATGCGAATGCTGCCGAAGGACCCCCGCGATCAAAGTACCGAAAAGGAATCACGCACCAAAGAAAACAAGCAAGACTTGCCGGCAGGGAAACATTATCACAGGCCCGGAGCCGAAAAAAGGTCCCGTCATTGACACTAACTTTACCGTGGATCACATTCCCTTTACCACCAAGAGATCAAAAAAACAAATGAGGAAACCATGCAAAGGTCGGAAGGAACCACGGTTCGGCTGCACCCTGACCGTTGTCTCGTTCCAATACATTTTTATTGAGCTATTTTCATCTGCCGGTTATCTGCAAACCCATTCGATGAATGTGTTCCAGGTGGATCTTACTTCGGATGACGGCGTGGGCAAGAGTCGAGGGCGCACAACTCCAAAACCTGCAGTGGAGGCCACGAGCCCTCCTGGCCGGCAGAAGCGCGATGTCCATCCTTTAGATTCTACTGGAGTCGTCAACTTAAGCGGACAACATAGTATACATGTGGAGGCCATTCCAAAG TCCATGAACTTGGTCTTCCGTCCGACGGAAGAAATGAACTTGTCTTTAGTGGACTTGGCAGTCGCCGCTTACATTTTCAACCAAGATCTTTCAGAGAG TGAGGTTCTGGTCGACGTCGGCGACTGCTTTGCAAGTAGAGGAGCACTGATGACTCTTGCCCCGAAACGTGAGGTTGTTGACGAC GTGCTAAATGCTGTGGTGCGCATGCTGACGAATGGGTCGAAGCGCAGTTGTTGGTTCCTTCCCACGATTATCATG CAAGCTGCACTTTGCGGCCGGTCGCTGACATCGGCGAACATGACGTCGATACGCAACAACTACATGCGTAGCAAGGTTGACCAGACCACCAGG ATTTATCAGCCTATGTGGAGTGACCAACACTGGTACCTGATGATAGTGGACATCCCGCGGATGAAGCTGGTCTACCTGGACTCACTTCGAGACCCACGTGAAGCGGATGCTAGGAAGACGGCAATTATTCGG GCACTTTACCTGGAGGGTGTGACGCTTGGAAAATCCTGGCTATCGGGACCTGAGGCGATGCGTCCCAGGTTCTCAACGTTCGAGTTCGAGGAGCCGGAGGTGCCTCAACAGCAGGGGGACTC CATGGACTGTGGTGTGTGGGTCGCCCAGTGGATGATTCGAGAGCACTTGTGGCAAGATTACGGGGTACAG CATGTCTACAATGCGACTCGGATGCGCTTGGCGGTGGATTTGGTGATGAAGTCCCACAACAAACTGGCAGAAGACGCTGTCTCCAAAGCATTTCGACATTGGAAACAGAAACTTGTGTAG
- the LOC112728450 gene encoding uncharacterized protein isoform X4 produces the protein MLSFSMYIYIGNNISRLTVCTHKFRKRFLRCSRRLSFGERPGDRIAEPPNKSFLRVPRSSSRCSASCARKRLKASPDCAPTQGEDDPVASAASCGSSYGAPTHECTPIAMSVVTSVSGMKTDIRRLSDAVSRHAAVVSEIRDAIKLLTGQRAHVLAGEPTKGRCGECECCRRTPAIKVPKRNHAPKKTSKTCRQGNIITGPEPKKGPVIDTNFTVDHIPFTTKRSKKQMRKPCKGRKEPRFGCTLTVVSFQYIFIELFSSAGYLQTHSMNVFQVDLTSDDGVGKSRGRTTPKPAVEATSPPGRQKRDVHPLDSTGVVNLSGQHSIHVEAIPKSMNLVFRPTEEMNLSLVDLAVAAYIFNQDLSESEVLVDVGDCFASRGALMTLAPKREVVDDVLNAVVRMLTNGSKRSCWFLPTIIMQAALCGRSLTSANMTSIRNNYMRSKVDQTTRIYQPMWSDQHWYLMIVDIPRMKLVYLDSLRDPREADARKTAIIRALYLEGVTLGKSWLSGPEAMRPRFSTFEFEEPEVPQQQGDSMDCGVWVAQWMIREHLWQDYGVQHVYNATRMRLAVDLVMKSHNKLAEDAVSKAFRHWKQKLV, from the exons ATGTTGTCTTTCTCTATGTATATCTACATTGGTAACAACATAAGCCGATTAACTGTATGCACTCATAAATTTAGGAAGCGTTTCCTCAG GTGTTCCCGGCGTCTATCGTTTGGGGAGCGGCCAGGCGACCGCATCGCCGAGCCACCGAACAAATCTTTTCTTCGGGTTCCCCGTTCCAGCTCGAGATGCTCAGCCTCGTGTGCCAGGAAAAGGTTAAAAGCGAGCCCTGATTG TGCACCTACGCAGGGGGAGGACGATCCTGTCGCCTCCGCGGCAAGTTGCGGGTCCTCCTACGGAGCTCCGACTCAT GAATGCACCCCAATTGCAATGAGCGTCGTGACAAGTGTGTCGGGAATGAAGACCGATATAAGGAGACTGTCTGACGCCGTTTCCCGCCATGCTGCGGTGGTTTCGGAGATAAGGGATGCAATCAAGTTGCTTACCGGGCAGAGGGCGCATGTGTTGGCTGGTGAGCCTACTAAAGGGCGTTGCGGGGAATGCGAATGCTGCCGAAGGACCCCCGCGATCAAAGTACCGAAAAGGAATCACGCACCAAAGAAAACAAGCAAGACTTGCCGGCAGGGAAACATTATCACAGGCCCGGAGCCGAAAAAAGGTCCCGTCATTGACACTAACTTTACCGTGGATCACATTCCCTTTACCACCAAGAGATCAAAAAAACAAATGAGGAAACCATGCAAAGGTCGGAAGGAACCACGGTTCGGCTGCACCCTGACCGTTGTCTCGTTCCAATACATTTTTATTGAGCTATTTTCATCTGCCGGTTATCTGCAAACCCATTCGATGAATGTGTTCCAGGTGGATCTTACTTCGGATGACGGCGTGGGCAAGAGTCGAGGGCGCACAACTCCAAAACCTGCAGTGGAGGCCACGAGCCCTCCTGGCCGGCAGAAGCGCGATGTCCATCCTTTAGATTCTACTGGAGTCGTCAACTTAAGCGGACAACATAGTATACATGTGGAGGCCATTCCAAAG TCCATGAACTTGGTCTTCCGTCCGACGGAAGAAATGAACTTGTCTTTAGTGGACTTGGCAGTCGCCGCTTACATTTTCAACCAAGATCTTTCAGAGAG TGAGGTTCTGGTCGACGTCGGCGACTGCTTTGCAAGTAGAGGAGCACTGATGACTCTTGCCCCGAAACGTGAGGTTGTTGACGAC GTGCTAAATGCTGTGGTGCGCATGCTGACGAATGGGTCGAAGCGCAGTTGTTGGTTCCTTCCCACGATTATCATG CAAGCTGCACTTTGCGGCCGGTCGCTGACATCGGCGAACATGACGTCGATACGCAACAACTACATGCGTAGCAAGGTTGACCAGACCACCAGG ATTTATCAGCCTATGTGGAGTGACCAACACTGGTACCTGATGATAGTGGACATCCCGCGGATGAAGCTGGTCTACCTGGACTCACTTCGAGACCCACGTGAAGCGGATGCTAGGAAGACGGCAATTATTCGG GCACTTTACCTGGAGGGTGTGACGCTTGGAAAATCCTGGCTATCGGGACCTGAGGCGATGCGTCCCAGGTTCTCAACGTTCGAGTTCGAGGAGCCGGAGGTGCCTCAACAGCAGGGGGACTC CATGGACTGTGGTGTGTGGGTCGCCCAGTGGATGATTCGAGAGCACTTGTGGCAAGATTACGGGGTACAG CATGTCTACAATGCGACTCGGATGCGCTTGGCGGTGGATTTGGTGATGAAGTCCCACAACAAACTGGCAGAAGACGCTGTCTCCAAAGCATTTCGACATTGGAAACAGAAACTTGTGTAG
- the LOC112728450 gene encoding uncharacterized protein isoform X3 produces the protein MLSFSMYIYIGNNISRLTVCTHKFRKRFLRCSRRLSFGERPGDRIAEPPNKSFLRVPRSSSRCSASCARKRLKASPDCAPTQGEDDPVASAASCGSSYGAPTHECTPIAMSVVTSVSGMKTDIRRLSDAVSRHAAVVSEIRDAIKLLTGQRAHVLAGEPTKGRCGECECCRRTPAIKVPKRNHAPKKTSKTCRQGNIITGPEPKKGPVIDTNFTVDHIPFTTKRSKKQMRKPCKGRKEPRFGCTLTVVSFQYIFIELFSSAGYLQTHSMNVFQVDLTSDDGVGKSRGRTTPKPAVEATSPPGRQKRDVHPLDSTGVVNLSGQHSIHVEAIPKSMNLVFRPTEEMNLSLVDLAVAAYIFNQDLSESEVLVDVGDCFASRGALMTLAPKREVVDDVLNAVVRMLTNGSKRSCWFLPTIIMQAALCGRSLTSANMTSIRNNYMRSKVDQTTRIYQPMWSDQHWYLMIVDIPRMKLVYLDSLRDPREADARKTAIIRVALYLEGVTLGKSWLSGPEAMRPRFSTFEFEEPEVPQQQGDSMDCGVWVAQWMIREHLWQDYGVQHVYNATRMRLAVDLVMKSHNKLAEDAVSKAFRHWKQKLV, from the exons ATGTTGTCTTTCTCTATGTATATCTACATTGGTAACAACATAAGCCGATTAACTGTATGCACTCATAAATTTAGGAAGCGTTTCCTCAG GTGTTCCCGGCGTCTATCGTTTGGGGAGCGGCCAGGCGACCGCATCGCCGAGCCACCGAACAAATCTTTTCTTCGGGTTCCCCGTTCCAGCTCGAGATGCTCAGCCTCGTGTGCCAGGAAAAGGTTAAAAGCGAGCCCTGATTG TGCACCTACGCAGGGGGAGGACGATCCTGTCGCCTCCGCGGCAAGTTGCGGGTCCTCCTACGGAGCTCCGACTCAT GAATGCACCCCAATTGCAATGAGCGTCGTGACAAGTGTGTCGGGAATGAAGACCGATATAAGGAGACTGTCTGACGCCGTTTCCCGCCATGCTGCGGTGGTTTCGGAGATAAGGGATGCAATCAAGTTGCTTACCGGGCAGAGGGCGCATGTGTTGGCTGGTGAGCCTACTAAAGGGCGTTGCGGGGAATGCGAATGCTGCCGAAGGACCCCCGCGATCAAAGTACCGAAAAGGAATCACGCACCAAAGAAAACAAGCAAGACTTGCCGGCAGGGAAACATTATCACAGGCCCGGAGCCGAAAAAAGGTCCCGTCATTGACACTAACTTTACCGTGGATCACATTCCCTTTACCACCAAGAGATCAAAAAAACAAATGAGGAAACCATGCAAAGGTCGGAAGGAACCACGGTTCGGCTGCACCCTGACCGTTGTCTCGTTCCAATACATTTTTATTGAGCTATTTTCATCTGCCGGTTATCTGCAAACCCATTCGATGAATGTGTTCCAGGTGGATCTTACTTCGGATGACGGCGTGGGCAAGAGTCGAGGGCGCACAACTCCAAAACCTGCAGTGGAGGCCACGAGCCCTCCTGGCCGGCAGAAGCGCGATGTCCATCCTTTAGATTCTACTGGAGTCGTCAACTTAAGCGGACAACATAGTATACATGTGGAGGCCATTCCAAAG TCCATGAACTTGGTCTTCCGTCCGACGGAAGAAATGAACTTGTCTTTAGTGGACTTGGCAGTCGCCGCTTACATTTTCAACCAAGATCTTTCAGAGAG TGAGGTTCTGGTCGACGTCGGCGACTGCTTTGCAAGTAGAGGAGCACTGATGACTCTTGCCCCGAAACGTGAGGTTGTTGACGAC GTGCTAAATGCTGTGGTGCGCATGCTGACGAATGGGTCGAAGCGCAGTTGTTGGTTCCTTCCCACGATTATCATG CAAGCTGCACTTTGCGGCCGGTCGCTGACATCGGCGAACATGACGTCGATACGCAACAACTACATGCGTAGCAAGGTTGACCAGACCACCAGG ATTTATCAGCCTATGTGGAGTGACCAACACTGGTACCTGATGATAGTGGACATCCCGCGGATGAAGCTGGTCTACCTGGACTCACTTCGAGACCCACGTGAAGCGGATGCTAGGAAGACGGCAATTATTCGGGTG GCACTTTACCTGGAGGGTGTGACGCTTGGAAAATCCTGGCTATCGGGACCTGAGGCGATGCGTCCCAGGTTCTCAACGTTCGAGTTCGAGGAGCCGGAGGTGCCTCAACAGCAGGGGGACTC CATGGACTGTGGTGTGTGGGTCGCCCAGTGGATGATTCGAGAGCACTTGTGGCAAGATTACGGGGTACAG CATGTCTACAATGCGACTCGGATGCGCTTGGCGGTGGATTTGGTGATGAAGTCCCACAACAAACTGGCAGAAGACGCTGTCTCCAAAGCATTTCGACATTGGAAACAGAAACTTGTGTAG
- the LOC112728449 gene encoding protein FAR1-RELATED SEQUENCE 5 yields MEFNRIFDSEGQDSDGDSSDDCSGHYHGTDEEYDEEEGFEAQCGPKAREKGVGDGVNCRGSGSASEEAGGMPSRQVFADDFLGREFATEEDAYAAYKEFARVRGFGVRKGDVARVNGVLVRRDFFCHRQGTRHPKHYDRPERVREERLESRTDCKAKLKIYYDVQHSVWKVRTIMDEHNHELAPAMFTHLLPSHRKMSDGDKAQVDSFKQFGIATSKIMAYMAGQSGGYGMLRFTKRNLYNYVHRQRVARICDGDAAATISYLEGKANADMMTVARYTRTEENRLGSLFWVDGEMMSDYQVFGDVLAFDSTYRSNKYRKPLVVFSGSNHHRQTCIFGFALLEDEEVRTYRWVLLNLLDVMGQKKHCVVVTDGDKAMRTAIAEVMPSATHRLCGWHLEKNCVQRVKDTEFRKVFKKALYANFEIDDFEEYWKTSVESLGLLDNIWVQSTYETRESWATAYLRGTFCARYRTTSRCEGINAFIKGFLKSTDSILELVHSLDQVVKDYRNNEVTAQFYSTCYTPVLTTGLDSIELFASKVYTRAVFREVKKQIKGVATLLFRGKDSICTTSVYQFLKMGKPKKTHKVLYDPNEEKIECECSMWNSEGIPCSHIFCVMKYEGLEQIPESLILSRWCKDAKDWRSKPSQVTDSHQGRLLRYGALTGLMSLVAKLGSEDAEEFVVARDGIANLAEELQRRAYDRVGSQLGLSSLSALNDPLVAKTKGAPRKGKEPEPEPGTQSEVPTKRRRCTSCGVPGHTKRTCSWRREHRGAGTEGGKVPGCVECSSDVRSFPSATAKVWEAINSDTGDNGRTAPTRAEGAEMTSNHGCSRTACNPLMGVGGGGTNIFLGGQHIEQFFASQGCSVKKGESHGTAASPSMSNPTRHTNDELFEHWLSQNAAGRPSSSRRHGWT; encoded by the exons ATGGAGTTCAACCGTATCTTCGACAGTGAGGGTCAAGACTCGGATGGGGACAGTTCAGATGATTGTTCTGGACATTATCATGGTACTGACGAAGAATACGATGAAGAGGAGGGTTTTGAGGCCCAATGTGGTCCCAAAGCGAGGGAAAAAGGTGTTGGTGATGGGGTCAATTGTAGGGGGTCTGGCAGTGCAAGTGAGGAGGCAGGCGGCATGCCAAGCCGGCAAGTCTTCGCGGATGACTTCCTGGGCAGAGAGTTTGCAACCGAGGAGGATGCTTACGCTGCGTACAAGGAGTTTGCCAGAGTCAGGGGTTTTGGAGTTCGGAAGGGAGATGTAGCTCGGGTTAATGGGGTTTTGGTCAGAAGAGACTTTTTTTGCCATCGACAAGGGACAAGACATCCCAAGCACTACGACCGTCCTGAGCGAGTAAGGGAGGAGAGGCTCGAGAGCCGGACGGATTGTAAGGCAAAGTTAAAGATTTACTACGATGTGCAACACAGCGTTTGGAAGGTGAGAACCATCATGGACGAGCACAACCACGAGCTTGCCCCGGCGATGTTCACACATCTCCTCCCCAGTCACCGGAAGATGAGTGACGGCGATAAGGCACAAGTGGATAGTTTCAAACAGTTTGGGATTGCAACATCAAAAATAATGGCTTACATGGCTGGGCAGTCTGGTGGATATGGCATGCTTCGATTTACGAAGAGGAATTTGTATAATTATGTTCATCGGCAAAGGGTTGCGCGAATATGTGATGGTGATGCAGCAGCAACTATCAGTTACTTGGAAGGGAAGGCGAATGCAGACATGATGACGGTCGCACGCTACACACGGACTGAAGAGAATCGTTTGGGTAGCCTATTTTGGGTGGATGGTGAGATGATGTCGGATTATCAGGTCTTTGGTGATGTCCTGGCATTTGATTCCACGTATCGTTCTAACAAGTACAGGAAGCCGCTGGTGGTTTTCTCTGGTTCAAACCACCACAGACAGACATGCATATTCGGGTTCGCGCTACTGGAGGATGAAGAGGTTCGAACTTACCGGTGGGTGTTGTTGAACCTGTTGGATGTTATGGGACAGAAGAAGCACTGTGTAGTGGTGACGGATGGGGACAAGGCGATGCGTACTGCAATTGCGGAGGTGATGCCAAGCGCGACGCATAGGCTGTGCGGGTGGCACCTGGAGAAGAACTGCGTTCAAAGGGTTAAGGACACAGAATTCCGCAAGGTTTTTAAGAAAGCTTTGTATGCAAATTTTGAAATCGACGACTTTGAGGAGTATTGGAAGACATCGGTTGAGTCGCTCGGCCTACTTGATAATATTTGGGTTCAAAGCACATATGAAACCAGAGAAAGCTGGGCAACGGCCTACCTAAGGGGCACCTTCTGTGCGAGATACAGGACTACTTCAAGATGTGAAGGCATAAATGCTTTTATTAAGGGATTTCTTAAATCGACTGATAGCATTTTGGAGCTCGTACACAGTTTAGATCAGGTTGTAAAAGATTATCGTAATAATGAAGTAACAGCCCAATTCTATTCCACGTGTTATACTCCGGTGCTAACGACCGGCCTTGATTCGATCGAGCTGTTTGCCTCAAAGGTGTATACACGAGCAGTTTTCAGAGAAGTAAAGAAACAGATCAAGGGCGTTGCTACGTTACTGTTTCGGGGCAAGGATAGCATTTGCACCACTAGTGTATACCAATTTTTGAAGATGggaaaacctaagaaaacacaCAAGGTGTTGTATGATCCGAACGAGGAAAAGATTGAGTGTGAGTGTTCAATGTGGAACAGTGAGGGAATTCCATGTAGTCACATCTTCTGTGTGATGAAGTACGAGGGTTTGGAACAAATCCCGGAGAGCCTTATTTTGAGCAGGTGGTGCAAGGATGCAAAGGACTGGCGGTCGAAACCATCCCAAGTTACAGATAGCCATCAAGGACGCTTGCTTCGATATGGTGCCCTTACCGGGCTGATGAGTTTGGTTGCTAAACTTGGCTCTGAAGATGCCGAGGAGTTTGTGGTGGCTAGGGATGGCATTGCCAACCTCGCGGAGGAACTTCAACGAAGAGCGTACGATCGGGTCGGAAGCCAACTTGGGCTGTCGTCGCTGTCGGCACTCAATGACCCACTGGTTGCAAAAACAAAGGGGGCTCCGAGAAAGGGCAAGGAACCGGAACCGGAACCGGGCACACAATCTGAGGTTCCAACGAAGCGACGACGTTGTACAAGCTGTGGGGTTCCTGGTCATACAAAAAGGACATGCAGCTGGCGTCGCGAGCATCGCGGGGCCGGCACTGAGGGTGGAAAGGTCCCAGGTTGCGTGGAGTGCTCCTCTGATGTCCGTAGTTTCCCGTCCGCAACTGCGAAG GTGTGGGAGGCGATTAATTCCGACACCGGCGACAACGGCCGCACCGCTCCAACCCGTGCTGAGGGTGCAGAAATGACGTCCAATCATGGCTGTAGTCGTACGGCTTGCAACCCCCTAATGGGTGTTGGGGGTGGGGGGACAAACATCTTTCTCGGCGGGCAACACATTGAACAGTTCTTTGCTTCGCAAGGTTGCTCGGTCAAAAAAGGAGAGTCTCATGGAACCGCTGCCAGCCCAAGTATGTCTAATCCGACAAGGCACACAAACGACGAACTGTTCGAGCATTGGCTTTCACAG AATGCTGCGGGAAGGCCCTCGTCCAGCAGAAGGCATGGGTGGACATAG